In Hymenobacter sublimis, a single genomic region encodes these proteins:
- a CDS encoding glycosyltransferase family 2 protein — protein sequence MATPLVSIISINYNQAQVTCEMVASLRQLTYPAVEIIVVDNASPTDDPGIITEQFPEVQLIRSDKNLGFAGGNNLGIRQATGKYILFLNNDTEVAPGFLEPLVELFENNPDAGIASPKIIFYGTNDVIQYAGSRGINTWTGRSVTIGHGEPDAGQHNTSGPTKLADGAAMMVPRRVIDEVGLMPEVYFLYYEELDYCEIIKRWGYSCHYVAESTIYHKESLSVGKSSVLKTYYMNRNRLLFIRRNFTGWSFWTSTCVFLLAALPKKAVTFSRRSEWSHLRALGRGLWWNLQHLGTSSATS from the coding sequence ATGGCAACGCCTCTGGTATCCATTATTTCCATCAACTACAACCAGGCCCAGGTAACCTGCGAGATGGTAGCTTCCCTGCGCCAGCTCACGTACCCGGCCGTGGAAATCATTGTCGTTGACAACGCTTCGCCTACCGATGACCCCGGCATCATTACGGAGCAGTTTCCGGAAGTGCAGCTCATTCGGTCCGATAAGAACCTGGGCTTTGCCGGCGGCAACAACCTGGGCATCCGGCAGGCTACGGGCAAGTACATCCTGTTTCTCAACAACGACACGGAGGTGGCCCCGGGCTTTCTGGAGCCCTTGGTTGAGCTGTTCGAAAACAACCCCGACGCCGGTATTGCCTCGCCCAAAATCATCTTCTACGGCACCAACGATGTTATTCAGTACGCCGGCTCCCGGGGCATCAACACCTGGACGGGCCGCAGCGTGACCATCGGCCACGGGGAGCCCGACGCCGGCCAGCACAACACCTCCGGCCCCACCAAACTCGCCGACGGGGCCGCCATGATGGTGCCGCGCCGCGTGATTGACGAGGTGGGCCTGATGCCAGAGGTGTACTTTCTCTACTACGAGGAGCTGGACTACTGCGAAATCATTAAGCGCTGGGGCTACAGCTGCCACTACGTAGCCGAATCGACAATTTACCACAAAGAGTCCCTGTCGGTGGGCAAGTCGTCGGTGCTGAAAACCTACTACATGAACCGCAACCGCCTGCTGTTCATCCGCCGCAACTTCACCGGCTGGTCGTTCTGGACGAGCACCTGCGTGTTCCTGCTGGCGGCCCTGCCCAAGAAAGCCGTGACGTTTTCGCGCCGCTCCGAGTGGAGCCACCTGCGCGCCTTGGGGCGCGGGCTGTGGTGGAACCTGCAGCACCTGGGCACTTCTTCCGCTACCTCCTAA
- a CDS encoding O-antigen ligase family protein produces the protein MSHYASSASFKSRGLQLLLGVLAAVAVGWGTARAGVLVPALLIVLAVVVPFVIILFTTPRVGIIALLCYCFLFFIIDREVGGAPYGMAIDGLLVTTAVAVLVQHRRFDWSYIKNDLVLLTLFWFVVNILELGNPSGASVMGWVQEFRSASFYWLLTVPLSLLLFNQKKDLNLFLVLLIGLSVLGTLNGLKQLYIGLSPGEQQFLDEGNAKTHLLWGKLRVFSFYSDAGQFGASQAHIALVALILGFGPFKKWQKTLLLVAAGLLITGMFISGTRGALFALLVGIGVALLISKNIKALVVGSVLALSALYVLKYTHIGDTNYNIYRMRTALDPQDASLNVRLNNQLVLRNYLDSHPFGGGVGTIGAWGIKYNPGSYLATIPPDSYWVKVWVMYGIVGFIIWFGIMLYIVGKGCGIVWNIRDPKLRVKLNALTAGAAGILFCSYGNEVINFMPSAIIVYISWAFIFLGPRLDSDPELVQH, from the coding sequence ATGAGTCACTACGCATCATCAGCCAGCTTCAAAAGCCGGGGGCTTCAGCTTCTGCTGGGGGTGCTGGCGGCCGTGGCGGTGGGCTGGGGTACGGCGCGGGCGGGGGTGCTGGTGCCGGCCCTGCTGATTGTGCTGGCGGTGGTGGTGCCGTTTGTCATCATCCTGTTTACGACGCCGCGGGTGGGCATCATTGCCTTGCTTTGCTACTGCTTCCTGTTCTTTATTATTGATCGGGAGGTAGGCGGCGCGCCCTACGGCATGGCCATTGATGGGCTACTGGTTACCACGGCCGTAGCCGTGCTGGTGCAGCACCGCCGCTTCGACTGGAGCTACATCAAAAACGATTTGGTGCTGCTGACCCTGTTCTGGTTTGTGGTAAACATTCTGGAGCTGGGCAACCCGTCCGGGGCCAGCGTCATGGGGTGGGTGCAGGAGTTTCGGAGCGCTTCGTTCTACTGGCTGCTTACGGTGCCCCTGAGCCTGCTGCTGTTCAACCAGAAAAAGGATTTGAACCTGTTTCTGGTGCTGCTGATTGGGCTGTCGGTGCTGGGCACGCTCAATGGGCTAAAGCAGCTCTATATCGGCCTTTCGCCCGGTGAGCAGCAGTTTCTGGATGAGGGCAATGCCAAAACCCATTTGCTCTGGGGCAAGCTACGGGTGTTTTCCTTCTACAGCGACGCCGGCCAGTTCGGGGCTTCCCAGGCCCACATTGCCTTGGTGGCCCTGATTCTGGGGTTCGGACCGTTTAAGAAGTGGCAGAAAACGCTGCTGCTCGTGGCGGCCGGGCTGCTGATTACGGGCATGTTCATTTCCGGTACCCGCGGGGCCTTGTTCGCTTTGCTGGTCGGGATTGGGGTAGCCCTGTTGATCAGCAAGAACATCAAGGCCCTGGTGGTGGGCTCGGTGCTAGCCCTATCGGCGCTGTACGTGCTCAAGTACACCCACATCGGCGACACGAACTACAACATCTACCGCATGCGCACGGCCCTGGACCCCCAGGACGCCTCCCTGAACGTGCGCCTCAACAACCAGCTGGTGCTGCGCAACTACCTCGATTCTCACCCTTTCGGGGGCGGCGTGGGCACCATTGGGGCCTGGGGCATCAAGTACAACCCGGGCAGCTACCTGGCCACCATTCCGCCCGACAGCTACTGGGTGAAGGTGTGGGTGATGTACGGCATTGTGGGCTTCATCATCTGGTTTGGCATCATGCTCTACATCGTGGGCAAGGGCTGCGGCATCGTCTGGAACATCCGGGACCCCAAGCTGCGGGTGAAGCTCAACGCCCTGACGGCCGGCGCGGCCGGCATCCTGTTCTGCAGCTACGGCAACGAGGTTATCAACTTCATGCCCTCGGCCATCATCGTGTACATCTCCTGGGCCTTTATTTTCCTGGGGCCGCGGCTGGATTCGGACCCTGAACTTGTACAGCACTAA
- a CDS encoding glycosyltransferase family 2 protein — protein sequence MTLFTLLLDGLLWVLGIYLALNCGYLLFFAVAGHLNQPRVTAPTHGTQRRRPARTMCVLIPAYRENTVILETTRAALRHAYSGGHAVCVIADGLQPETVAALREMGAQVLEVHFERSTKGKALLYALEALPQHQFEVAMVLDVDNIMSRGCLEAVNQAFEAGYQVVQTHRTAKNTDSAFALLDACNEEINNHIYRKGHFAVGLSAALIGSGMAFEFGYLRQLLMGIGETVGEDKELDFRIARDQEKICYLDHVYVYDEKVENAQVFTQQRSRWLAAQFEFLKKYAAEGLEQLMEHDNFEFFNKVVQAFLVPRMLLIGVLGMLLVVSAGLSFVLPAGPSPLFWAGLLTVLGLTLLASLPARLYNKQLLTAIVRLPYALLCMVLALLRINRSKTAFLATPHRVQTLDASMEH from the coding sequence ATGACCCTTTTTACGCTTCTTCTGGATGGGCTGCTGTGGGTGCTGGGCATCTACCTAGCGCTCAACTGCGGTTACCTGCTGTTTTTTGCCGTGGCCGGCCACCTGAATCAGCCCCGCGTCACGGCCCCTACGCATGGCACCCAGCGTCGCCGCCCGGCCCGCACCATGTGCGTGCTCATTCCGGCCTACCGCGAAAACACGGTGATACTGGAAACCACCCGGGCCGCCCTGCGCCACGCCTACAGCGGTGGGCACGCCGTGTGCGTTATAGCCGACGGCTTACAGCCCGAAACGGTAGCCGCCCTGCGGGAAATGGGCGCCCAAGTGCTGGAAGTGCACTTTGAGCGCAGCACCAAAGGCAAAGCTCTGCTCTACGCCCTGGAGGCCCTGCCCCAGCACCAATTTGAGGTGGCCATGGTCCTCGACGTGGATAACATCATGAGTCGGGGCTGCCTGGAGGCAGTGAACCAGGCTTTCGAGGCCGGCTACCAGGTAGTGCAAACCCACCGCACGGCCAAAAACACCGACTCGGCCTTTGCCCTGCTCGACGCCTGCAACGAGGAAATCAATAACCACATTTACCGCAAGGGCCACTTTGCCGTGGGCCTCTCGGCAGCTCTCATCGGCTCGGGCATGGCCTTCGAGTTTGGCTACCTGCGCCAGCTGCTCATGGGCATTGGCGAAACGGTAGGCGAGGACAAGGAGCTGGATTTCCGCATTGCCCGCGACCAGGAGAAAATCTGCTACCTCGACCACGTGTACGTGTATGATGAGAAGGTCGAAAACGCCCAGGTGTTTACCCAGCAGCGCAGCCGCTGGCTGGCCGCGCAGTTCGAGTTTCTGAAGAAATACGCCGCCGAGGGCCTGGAACAGCTCATGGAGCACGACAACTTCGAGTTCTTCAACAAGGTAGTGCAGGCCTTTCTGGTGCCGCGCATGCTATTGATTGGGGTGCTGGGCATGCTGCTGGTGGTGTCCGCGGGGCTGAGCTTCGTGCTGCCGGCGGGCCCCTCGCCCCTGTTCTGGGCGGGTCTGCTGACCGTGCTGGGCCTCACGCTGCTGGCCTCCTTGCCCGCCCGCCTCTACAACAAGCAGCTCCTAACGGCCATTGTGCGCCTGCCCTACGCCCTGCTGTGCATGGTGCTGGCCTTGCTGCGCATCAACCGCTCCAAAACCGCCTTCCTCGCCACGCCCCACCGGGTCCAGACCCTGGATGCTTCTATGGAGCATTGA